A genomic stretch from Candidatus Methylacidithermus pantelleriae includes:
- a CDS encoding class I SAM-dependent methyltransferase translates to MVKKQVKVLLKRGFLAGYRVVRRLFGVHIVPVHYYCPLPDPIELETTRKTWARQSELRGLEVDIDDQVKNLREICLPFQAEYTGNSAYRYAVGHAFGPGFGYIEAQALHAVVRFLRPRRIIEVGSGVSTYCIVEAVRRNSEGKMGNVEITAIEPNPSPALRTMEGIRLVPRRVQEMAFGLFESLEENDVLFIDSSHTVKPGGDVNFLILEVLPRLASGVVVHFHDINFPYDYPRDILKTFFPASESSLLQAFLAFNRRFQIIFCLSLLHYERPHVLREVFPEYQPQKGRDGLREDHVPAFSMPAGHFPSSIWLRVGKAF, encoded by the coding sequence ATGGTGAAGAAGCAAGTGAAGGTCCTCCTCAAGCGTGGATTCCTCGCTGGCTACCGAGTGGTGAGGCGACTGTTTGGTGTTCACATAGTCCCGGTGCATTATTATTGTCCATTGCCCGATCCGATTGAGTTGGAAACTACGCGGAAAACCTGGGCGAGACAATCCGAACTGCGTGGTCTTGAGGTGGATATCGACGATCAGGTGAAGAATTTGCGGGAGATATGCTTGCCGTTCCAAGCGGAGTATACTGGAAACAGCGCATACCGATATGCCGTTGGCCATGCTTTTGGTCCAGGGTTTGGTTACATAGAGGCACAAGCCCTTCATGCTGTAGTCCGCTTTCTGCGGCCGCGGCGGATCATTGAGGTTGGATCCGGGGTGTCTACTTATTGCATCGTTGAGGCAGTCCGTCGGAACAGCGAAGGAAAAATGGGCAACGTGGAAATCACAGCCATCGAACCAAATCCCTCTCCTGCACTGCGAACGATGGAGGGCATCCGGTTGGTTCCTCGAAGAGTACAGGAGATGGCGTTTGGCTTATTCGAAAGTTTGGAGGAGAACGACGTTCTTTTTATCGATTCGTCTCACACGGTGAAACCGGGCGGGGATGTTAACTTTCTTATTTTGGAGGTGTTGCCGAGGCTTGCTTCTGGGGTGGTGGTTCATTTTCACGATATTAACTTTCCTTACGATTATCCAAGGGATATATTAAAGACGTTTTTCCCGGCCTCAGAATCCTCGCTTTTGCAAGCTTTTCTTGCGTTCAATCGCAGGTTCCAAATCATCTTCTGCTTGAGTCTTCTTCACTATGAGCGTCCGCATGTGCTTCGTGAGGTTTTTCCTGAGTATCAACCGCAGAAGGGGCGCGACGGGCTCAGAGAGGACCATGTGCCTGCCTTTTCGATGCCTGCCGGGCACTTCCCATCTTCTATCTGGCTTCGGGTCGGAAAGGCTTTCTAA